GTCATGTACTCTTTGATCTGCTCCAGACTGAAACCGAGCTGCTTCAGGCACATGATCTGGTGCAACTTGGTCACGTCCGCGGCGGTGTACCGCCGGTGCCCGGAACCGTGCGCCGACCCGCTCCGGTCCGACGGGCACAGCAGCCCGATGGCGTCGTAATGGTGAAGCGCGCGCACCGTCAGCCCCGTGCGTGCGGCCAGTTCGCCGACCTTCCACTGCTGTTCCGACATGGCACCAACCTCCCCAAAATCACCCGACGCGGGCATGGTACATCCTGACGTTACGTGAGGTTCAAGGAGGAAAAAACGAGATAAATCGAAGTGAGCAATCGGCGAGTTGAGTAAACGATCGGCGCGGGTCGGTGAGTGGAATTGCGGGAACAGACCGCACGCTTTCACCAGCCGGCTCACGCCGGCCGGTCGCCAATAGCACTTCACATCGGCTGTGCGCCTAAACCGTTAGCCCGACCGCGCGCATGAGCGCGAGGCCGTTACCATGCGGCACGACGCCCAGACGCATCGTGTAGTCAAACTGTAACTCACCGCCACCAAAGCCGTCGGAGAAGTGGACGTTCACGGCCCCGGGGATCGTGTCGGTCACCGCGGTCAGACTCAAATCGTGTGTCGTCACGAAGCCGATCGCACCGGCAGCCAGGAGCGCGCGCGTTACGCCCTCCGCACCCGCGACGCGGTCGGCCGAGTTGGTGCCCGCGAACAGTTCGTCGAGCAGGAACAAGAGCGGAAGCCCCCCCTCGCGAGTCGCGATGTCGAGCAAGAGCCGGACCTTCGTGACTTCCGCGAAGAAGCGCGATTTGCCTTCCTGGAGCGAGTCCTGCACTCGCATCGTGGCACCGAGCGCCAGGGGCGTAAGTGCAAAACTAGTCGCGCACACCACTCCGCCCGCGAGTGCTAGTACCGCGTTCACGCCGACGGCGCGTAACAGCGTGCTCTTACCCGACATATTCGACCCGCTCACGATCAGCACGCGAGGACCGGATTCGCCGCCGAGTGTGACGTCGTTCCGAATGCACTTCTCGGCGGGAATTAGCGGGTGCCCGACACCGGTTGCTGTGAGCCGCACCGGACCGGCTTCCACCGTTGGGTAAATGGCTGTGGGGTTCTCGTAAGCGTAGCCCGCGAGCGACGACAGTGCTTCCACCTCGCCCACGGCCCGGAGCCACCGCACGATGGCGAGCCCGGAACGTGCGCGCCACGCTTCGAGCTTGAACGCGAACCGCACGTTCCACACACGGAGCACCGCAATCGGAATAAAGAACGCATTTCGCCGGGCGTTATAGCCGTCGAGGAGCACCCGGAGCTGGTGAATCTGCTCGGACGGCAAGTACCCGTCCGCTCGCATCGCACTTTGGAGTTCTTTGAGCCGCGGTGCGTTGAATGCTTCGCGTTCTAGTCGGCCGAGGACAGCTTCAAACAGCGACAGGTTCTCGGTCGCCCGGTCGAGCGGTGTGAGTATCACGCGCGCCCACGACACGAGCGGGAGCGCCAACACAAGCGACGGCAACCCGAACACGAGCACAGGCAATGCAGACGTGCCGACGAAGAACCACCCGACCCACGCGAGCACGTTCGCCCAGCCGAGGAGTTCGATCGCCCACCACTTCCACGACGGTGGGGACTCGATCTGACCCGTCCCCCAATCCGCGAGCACGTGGTAGTCGGCGGCGGGAGCCTCGGCCCCGGCCACCGCGAGCGCTTCCCGCAAATCGAGGCGCGGGGTCAGATCGGCGACGGCTTCCTGGCGCGCTTTCACTTCCACGGGCGTGGCCGGCGCGAGTAACCACGCGGCCAGAGTGTCTTCACCGGCCCGAGTGCGGCACGCGGTCACGCGCTCGAACACCGATCCGGCTCCGAAAAGGTCGAGGTCCGCGGCGTAAGGGTGCGCGTCGTTCGCGAAGCGTTCGCCTTGCCCCACTCCGCTGGGTTTGCCCGCGAACCGGTCGAGGCCGCCCGTGTAGAACCGCGCCGCACGATCGGCCCACGTTCGGCGCCGGCGCGTCGCCTCGAATGTCGCGACGAAGTACACGAACACGAGCGCCGGCAGCAGCGCGAACCACGGGGAAAAGAGCCCCGCGCCGAGTGCCAGCCCCGCGACAACGAGCGCCACCAGGAACGCCCCGAGGCGCGCGTAGCTGAGCGTGTCGAGGCGCGCCGTGAGAGTGGCCACGGTCGCCCGGCGCGCGGCCAATCGGTCGGTATAAACGGCGGCGGGTGAAGACGGTGACAGTGGAACGTCACTCACTGAAGAGGTAGGAACGAACGCAGGGGCCGCGCGCGGCCCCCGTCGAAGGTCAAGTTTATGAACCGAACTCCGGCGCGGTCACGGGGTCGTGACGTTGGCGCTGATTTTGTACGCCCCGGTCGAGTCGCAGTTCCACGGGCTGGGCGAGATCCGCACATAGAGCTTGCCGTTCTCGGTGACCTTCCCCTTATACGACGCGCCGATGACGAATGGGGTGCCGTTCGCGCCGATGCGCCCGACCACCTGACCCGGGACACCGATTCGCGGCATCCCGCCCACCACCACACCTCCACCGGCGTGACCGGGTAGTCCGCCCGGCTCGGACATGTACTGCCCCGGTCCCTGCGGCCACTGGTCGATCTTGCCCGTCGCGGTCACTTCCAGTTGCTGCCCGGCACTGACTTCGATGGCCGTTTCCAGCCAGTCGGCCTGGTTCATTTTCGCGTACTTGGCCGCGTCCAGCGCGAATTCCGAGGCCGACGCGGACACGACCGACCGAAACGTGCGGATGTCCGAGAGCCTCACGGTCGCATCGCCGAAATACTTGGTGCGCACCTTCAGCGCGCTGATGTCCATTCGCCCCTTGATGGTGAACTCGGCCGTTTCGATCGTGTCGTGGTCGCGCAGTTCTAGTTGGTCGAGTGCGAGTTTGCTCTCCAAGAGTTTGAGAACCGTCTTCGAGCGCCGGTTCACTTCCGCGTCCTCGCTTTTGGACGCGCGGCGCAGTGCGGGAACTGCGAATTGGCCGATGTTGGCAAGTGTTTGTTCCGCGTCCTCGCGCGTGCGGAACTCGGGCGAAGCGAGGTCAGCGATCGCCTTATCAATTTTCACTTCCGTTCCGTCAGGGTAGCGGAACCCGAACTCCAGGCGCCGGACCTCGGCCACCGGGACCATTAGTTTGCCGTACCTCGTAGCGATCACCAGCGCCGGTTCCATCAGCGACACCTTCATCACCGTGTCGTCCACCATGCGGATCTCGAACAGCACGAGATCTTTTTTGGATTCGATCTTTGCGGCCGGTCCGCTGGCCTTTCCCCCGTCCGGTTTGCTTTCCTTGGAGGGCTGGCTCCCAGGAACCAGCGGTTGCGCACTCGATGTGGTCCACCCGACAACCGCGACCAGAAGGGCCGCGGGAACGACGCGCGTGAGCATGGTATCACCTCGCGAAACGTGAACCGAATTGTTTCGCAACCGATGATACCGCGCCCAAGGGTGAAATGTGGGAACCGTTACGTTCGTGAAAGCGCGGCGACAAAGACAAAGATGCACGGGATTTCAACCCCGGACACCTGCGGCTATTTGGCCACGTGCCCCTTGT
This region of Gemmata massiliana genomic DNA includes:
- a CDS encoding MutS-related protein, whose product is MATLTARLDTLSYARLGAFLVALVVAGLALGAGLFSPWFALLPALVFVYFVATFEATRRRRTWADRAARFYTGGLDRFAGKPSGVGQGERFANDAHPYAADLDLFGAGSVFERVTACRTRAGEDTLAAWLLAPATPVEVKARQEAVADLTPRLDLREALAVAGAEAPAADYHVLADWGTGQIESPPSWKWWAIELLGWANVLAWVGWFFVGTSALPVLVFGLPSLVLALPLVSWARVILTPLDRATENLSLFEAVLGRLEREAFNAPRLKELQSAMRADGYLPSEQIHQLRVLLDGYNARRNAFFIPIAVLRVWNVRFAFKLEAWRARSGLAIVRWLRAVGEVEALSSLAGYAYENPTAIYPTVEAGPVRLTATGVGHPLIPAEKCIRNDVTLGGESGPRVLIVSGSNMSGKSTLLRAVGVNAVLALAGGVVCATSFALTPLALGATMRVQDSLQEGKSRFFAEVTKVRLLLDIATREGGLPLLFLLDELFAGTNSADRVAGAEGVTRALLAAGAIGFVTTHDLSLTAVTDTIPGAVNVHFSDGFGGGELQFDYTMRLGVVPHGNGLALMRAVGLTV